A genomic segment from Pseudomonas mendocina encodes:
- a CDS encoding virulence factor family protein, whose product MSRTTRTLGGLLLVTALAAGAVGWWWSMRALPHLQTVQIQGTSAQLLSQGEARQRVLLLAPAEQALDETTLRRFAEGGDLRLLQLPFVAGDCKAQQQLISQASEALGGAPTLVAGIGPAAASAWRWLAAQSDDQAQALSVGFDLAKLDCAEPLPQRAGHGHWIALWNDNPGDDNARFLREQQNGEPRIGTLGTPLPTLLADQLQHLLAGQGAAMPVIEHPSAQPADTLTLFYSGDGGWRDLDRASAEHMAAAGYPVVGIDTLRYYWQHKSPEQSAADLSRLMQQYRDKWQVKRFVLAGYSFGADVLPAIYNRLSASDQQQVDAILLLAFARSGSFEIAVSGWLGKDGAEAPTGPELRKVPAAKVYCIYGSEEAVESGCTEAGAPGEHLMIKGGHHFDGDYAALAQKMLAAIKARQQP is encoded by the coding sequence ATGAGCAGGACGACAAGGACGCTGGGTGGGTTGTTGCTGGTTACGGCTCTGGCTGCAGGCGCTGTGGGTTGGTGGTGGTCGATGCGTGCGCTACCGCATCTGCAGACGGTGCAGATACAGGGCACATCGGCGCAACTGTTGAGCCAGGGCGAAGCGCGTCAGCGTGTACTGCTACTCGCGCCGGCCGAGCAGGCGCTGGATGAAACCACGCTACGCCGTTTTGCCGAGGGCGGCGATCTGCGCCTGCTGCAATTGCCCTTCGTGGCAGGCGACTGCAAGGCGCAACAGCAGCTGATCAGTCAGGCCAGCGAGGCGCTGGGCGGCGCGCCGACCCTGGTCGCCGGTATCGGCCCGGCAGCAGCCTCGGCCTGGCGCTGGCTGGCGGCGCAAAGCGACGACCAGGCTCAGGCGCTGTCGGTCGGCTTCGACCTGGCCAAACTCGATTGCGCCGAGCCGCTGCCCCAAAGGGCGGGGCACGGTCACTGGATCGCCCTGTGGAACGACAATCCGGGTGATGACAACGCCCGCTTCCTGCGTGAGCAGCAAAACGGCGAGCCGCGCATCGGTACGTTGGGCACGCCGCTGCCAACGCTGCTGGCCGATCAGTTGCAGCATTTGCTCGCCGGCCAGGGCGCGGCGATGCCAGTGATCGAGCATCCCTCGGCGCAACCGGCCGATACCCTGACCCTGTTCTATTCCGGTGATGGTGGCTGGCGCGATCTGGACCGAGCATCGGCTGAACACATGGCCGCCGCCGGTTATCCGGTGGTGGGCATCGACACCCTGCGCTACTACTGGCAGCACAAGAGCCCCGAACAGAGCGCCGCCGACCTGTCGCGGCTGATGCAGCAGTACCGCGACAAATGGCAGGTGAAACGCTTCGTGCTGGCCGGCTACTCGTTCGGTGCCGATGTGCTGCCGGCGATCTACAACCGCCTGTCGGCCAGTGATCAGCAGCAGGTCGACGCGATATTGCTGCTGGCCTTCGCCCGCAGCGGCAGCTTCGAGATCGCCGTCAGCGGCTGGCTTGGCAAGGATGGCGCGGAAGCACCGACCGGGCCGGAACTGCGCAAGGTGCCGGCAGCCAAGGTGTATTGCATCTATGGCAGCGAGGAGGCGGTCGAGAGCGGCTGCACCGAAGCCGGTGCCCCGGGCGAGCACCTGATGATCAAGGGTGGGCACCACTTCGATGGTGATTACGCCGCGCTGGCGCAGAAGATGCTGGCGGCGATCAAGGCGCGGCAGCAGCCTTAA
- the mprF gene encoding bifunctional lysylphosphatidylglycerol flippase/synthetase MprF encodes MSRAVPELPAQGADAPDLLSSSQPGWLQGNRHLIGLGLSLLLFGLALVACWHLVREINPDQVRESLAAVSPQALFGALLATVLGFAVMLAYEWSASRYADVDLPPPTLALGGFCAFAIGNAVGLSALSGGSVRYRLYGRNGLSAGDVARMSLFASLSLGVSLPILAALAALFDLEDASAALRLSEPVLAVVAVAVLVAAAAVVLLVSRKRLAERPAPGCWQVDLGRFSLRLPGLRMSLTQLLISSLDVLIAASVLYLLLPEAPPFSSFVLIYMLALAAGVLSHVPGGVGVFEAVLLAAFSSRIDPAGLVAAMLLYRLLYVVLPLVAAGLLLLAAEARRLWFPRQVARMASGMAVPLLALLVFCAGAVLLFSGVTPTVDEHLEALGFLMPPQLIAASHLAASLVGTLCLLLAQGLRRRLSAAWALTLVLLCLGVVLSLLKGFDWPEALALAAIAGLLALFRREFYRRSRLMDVPASGLALAATVGVIAASVWLLLFAYQDVAYSHQLWWQFELDANAPRGLRAALGSALVLLAVSLTWLLRATPPSISLPDEDALLRARAIVQASRQPEGSLALSGDKALLFHPDSEAFLMYARRGRSLVALFDPIGPPAARAELIWQFRDLCDRHHARPVFYQVRAENLPGYIDIGLTALKLGEEALVDLKTFDLASNGKEMKALRYTWNRGQRDGLSLEFHAPGQVPMEELQAISDAWLEGKNVREKGFSLGRFSPEYLAHFRVVVVRFEGRAVAFANLLECETRAVASLDLMRVLPDAPKSTMEFLMLGLIQQFQSEGYARFSLGMVPLAGLQTRKGAPLPLRLGAMVFDRGENFYNFQGLRRFKDKFLPQWEPRYLAVPAGLDPWVALADTAALIAGGLGGLVRR; translated from the coding sequence ATGAGTCGAGCGGTACCCGAACTTCCCGCCCAGGGCGCTGATGCGCCTGATCTGCTTTCTTCTTCTCAACCTGGCTGGCTGCAAGGCAACCGCCACCTGATCGGCCTTGGTCTCTCGCTGCTGTTGTTCGGCCTGGCGCTGGTTGCCTGCTGGCACCTGGTGCGCGAGATCAACCCGGATCAGGTCCGCGAATCCCTGGCGGCGGTGTCGCCGCAGGCGCTGTTCGGCGCCCTGCTGGCCACTGTGCTGGGCTTTGCGGTGATGCTCGCCTACGAGTGGTCGGCCAGCCGCTATGCCGACGTCGACCTGCCGCCGCCGACCCTGGCGCTGGGCGGCTTCTGCGCTTTCGCCATCGGTAACGCCGTGGGCCTGTCGGCGCTGTCCGGCGGTTCGGTGCGCTATCGCCTATACGGGCGCAATGGGCTGAGCGCGGGCGATGTGGCACGCATGAGCTTGTTCGCCAGCCTGTCGCTGGGTGTCAGCCTGCCGATCCTCGCGGCGCTGGCGGCCCTGTTCGACCTTGAGGATGCCTCGGCCGCGCTGCGTCTTTCCGAGCCGGTGCTGGCAGTCGTGGCCGTCGCCGTGCTGGTCGCCGCCGCGGCCGTGGTGCTGCTGGTCAGCCGTAAACGCCTGGCCGAGCGCCCCGCCCCTGGCTGCTGGCAGGTCGATCTGGGACGTTTCAGCCTGCGTCTGCCGGGCTTGCGCATGAGTTTGACGCAGCTGTTGATCAGCAGCCTGGATGTACTGATTGCCGCCAGCGTGCTGTACCTGTTGCTGCCCGAGGCACCACCTTTTTCCTCCTTCGTGCTGATCTACATGCTGGCGCTGGCAGCCGGTGTGCTGAGCCATGTGCCGGGCGGTGTCGGGGTGTTCGAGGCGGTGCTGCTGGCGGCCTTTTCCTCGCGCATCGACCCGGCCGGGTTAGTTGCGGCCATGCTCCTCTATCGCCTGCTCTATGTGGTGCTGCCACTGGTGGCGGCCGGGCTCCTGCTGCTGGCTGCCGAGGCGCGTCGCCTGTGGTTCCCGCGGCAAGTGGCGCGCATGGCCAGTGGTATGGCGGTACCACTGCTGGCGCTGCTGGTGTTCTGCGCTGGCGCGGTGCTGCTGTTCTCCGGGGTAACGCCCACTGTGGACGAGCATCTGGAGGCCCTGGGTTTTCTCATGCCGCCGCAATTGATCGCCGCCTCGCACCTGGCGGCCAGCCTGGTCGGCACGCTTTGTCTGCTGCTGGCGCAAGGGCTGCGCCGGCGCCTGTCGGCAGCCTGGGCACTGACTCTGGTGCTGCTCTGCCTGGGCGTGGTGTTGTCGCTGCTCAAGGGCTTCGACTGGCCGGAGGCTCTGGCCCTGGCGGCCATCGCCGGCTTGCTGGCGCTGTTTCGCCGCGAGTTCTACCGGCGTAGCCGGCTGATGGATGTACCGGCATCCGGCCTGGCGCTGGCCGCCACGGTCGGGGTGATCGCTGCCTCGGTGTGGCTGCTGCTGTTCGCCTATCAGGATGTCGCCTACAGCCACCAGTTGTGGTGGCAGTTCGAGCTGGATGCCAACGCTCCGCGTGGCCTGCGGGCGGCGCTGGGCAGTGCCCTGGTGCTGCTGGCGGTCAGCCTGACCTGGCTGCTGCGCGCCACGCCGCCAAGTATCAGCCTGCCGGACGAGGATGCGTTGCTGCGTGCCCGTGCCATCGTCCAGGCCTCGCGCCAGCCTGAGGGTAGCCTGGCACTGAGTGGTGACAAGGCGTTGCTGTTCCATCCCGATAGCGAAGCTTTCCTCATGTACGCCCGTCGCGGGCGCAGCCTGGTGGCACTGTTCGACCCCATCGGCCCGCCTGCGGCGCGTGCCGAGCTGATCTGGCAGTTCCGCGACCTCTGCGACCGCCACCATGCGCGGCCGGTGTTCTACCAGGTGCGCGCGGAGAACCTGCCCGGTTACATCGATATCGGCCTGACTGCGCTGAAGCTCGGTGAAGAGGCGCTGGTGGATCTGAAGACCTTCGACCTGGCCAGCAATGGCAAGGAGATGAAAGCCCTGCGCTACACCTGGAATCGCGGCCAACGCGATGGCCTGAGCCTGGAGTTCCACGCGCCCGGTCAGGTGCCGATGGAGGAGCTGCAGGCGATTTCCGATGCCTGGCTGGAGGGCAAGAACGTGCGCGAGAAGGGGTTTTCCCTGGGCCGCTTCAGCCCCGAATACCTGGCGCATTTTCGTGTCGTGGTGGTGCGCTTCGAGGGCCGCGCGGTGGCCTTCGCCAACCTGCTGGAATGCGAGACGCGCGCTGTGGCCAGCCTCGATCTGATGCGCGTGCTGCCGGATGCGCCGAAGTCGACCATGGAGTTTCTCATGCTTGGCCTGATCCAGCAGTTTCAGAGCGAGGGCTATGCGCGTTTCAGTCTCGGCATGGTGCCGCTGGCCGGCCTGCAGACGCGCAAGGGTGCGCCGCTGCCGCTGCGTCTCGGCGCGATGGTGTTCGACCGTGGCGAGAACTTCTACAACTTCCAAGGCCTGCGCCGCTTCAAGGACAAGTTCCTGCCGCAGTGGGAGCCGCGTTATTTGGCCGTGCCGGCCGGGCTCGACCCCTGGGTGGCATTGGCCGACACCGCAGCGTTGATCGCGGGCGGCCTGGGTGGACTGGTGAGGCGATGA
- the ehuA gene encoding ectoine/hydroxyectoine ABC transporter ATP-binding protein EhuA — MTAFLNSTAAAGSSSMAQPIVRFTDVTKRYGNLTVLNKLNLDVAPGEKVAIIGPSGSGKSTLLRALMTLESIDEGVISVDDQPLTHMPGRDGHLVPASASHQRKVRGKIGMVFQSFNLFPHMCALQNVIEAPVQVLGMSKKEATERAEQLLAMVGLGEKLRHFPSQLSGGQQQRVAIARALAMRPKVMLFDEVTSALDPELCGEVLNVIRRLGSEHNLTMLMVTHQMGFAREFADRVCFFHQGCIHEQGTPEKLFGNPQQERTQAFLSAVNEAH, encoded by the coding sequence ATGACTGCATTTCTCAACTCGACCGCTGCTGCAGGGAGTTCCTCCATGGCCCAGCCTATCGTCCGCTTCACCGACGTGACCAAGCGTTACGGCAACCTGACCGTACTCAACAAGCTCAATCTGGATGTCGCTCCCGGCGAGAAGGTGGCGATCATCGGCCCCAGCGGCTCAGGCAAGTCGACCCTGCTGCGTGCGTTGATGACCCTGGAGAGCATTGATGAAGGCGTGATCAGCGTCGATGACCAGCCGCTGACCCACATGCCCGGTCGCGACGGTCATCTGGTTCCGGCCAGCGCCAGCCACCAGCGCAAGGTGCGCGGCAAGATCGGCATGGTGTTCCAGAGCTTCAACCTGTTCCCGCATATGTGCGCCTTGCAGAACGTCATCGAGGCGCCGGTTCAGGTACTCGGCATGAGTAAGAAGGAAGCCACCGAACGCGCCGAGCAGCTGCTGGCGATGGTCGGCCTTGGTGAGAAACTGCGCCACTTCCCCTCGCAGCTATCCGGCGGGCAGCAGCAGCGCGTGGCCATCGCCCGCGCCCTGGCGATGCGGCCGAAGGTGATGCTGTTCGACGAGGTGACCTCAGCGCTCGACCCCGAGCTATGCGGCGAAGTGCTCAACGTGATCCGCCGTCTCGGCAGCGAGCACAACCTGACCATGCTGATGGTTACCCACCAGATGGGCTTCGCCCGCGAGTTCGCCGACCGCGTGTGCTTCTTCCACCAGGGCTGCATTCATGAGCAAGGTACACCGGAGAAACTGTTCGGCAACCCGCAGCAGGAGCGCACGCAGGCCTTTCTCAGTGCAGTGAACGAGGCGCACTGA